One window from the genome of Halostella litorea encodes:
- a CDS encoding NADPH-dependent FMN reductase: MERDTHVVAICGSRRDESRTRVALRAALDAAAGTGATTELVDLREYDLPPLDPDAPTPADAEALARIVADADAVLLGTPNYHGSYAGHLKNALDHLGRDEFGGKLVGLLEVAGGSYPKPALAHLRAVCRTLNAWTHPLEVGIPNASSTVGTDGIDDDGVADRVRELGRELAEYAGVEEYPELAARQGSPIAGAPGE, translated from the coding sequence ATGGAACGCGACACCCACGTCGTGGCGATCTGCGGTAGTCGCCGCGACGAGAGCCGGACGCGGGTCGCCCTCCGCGCGGCGCTCGACGCCGCGGCCGGGACCGGCGCGACGACGGAACTCGTCGACCTCCGGGAGTACGACCTGCCGCCGCTGGACCCCGACGCGCCCACCCCCGCCGACGCCGAGGCCCTCGCGCGGATCGTTGCGGACGCCGACGCCGTGTTGCTCGGCACGCCCAACTACCACGGCTCGTACGCCGGCCACCTGAAGAACGCGCTGGACCACCTCGGCCGCGACGAGTTCGGGGGCAAACTCGTCGGCCTGCTGGAAGTCGCGGGCGGGAGCTACCCCAAGCCCGCGCTGGCGCACCTCCGGGCGGTCTGCCGGACGCTGAACGCCTGGACCCACCCGCTGGAGGTCGGCATCCCGAACGCCTCCTCGACGGTCGGAACCGACGGAATCGACGACGACGGCGTCGCGGACCGCGTCCGCGAACTCGGGCGGGAACTGGCCGAGTACGCCGGCGTCGAGGAGTATCCCGAACTGGCCGCCCGACAGGGCAGTCCGATCGCGGGCGCGCCCGGGGAGTAA
- a CDS encoding redox-regulated ATPase YchF, whose product MLSVALAGKPNAGKSTFYTAATRADVDVANYPFTTIDANRGVSHARTDCPCLDREERCGDDRCRDGKRYVPIELLDVAGLVPGAHEGKGLGNQFLDELTNADAIINVVDASGATNAEGEPVEVGEHDPLDDIDFVEEEMDLWLAGIVDRNWESVTRKSRSPDFDIDEALAEMLTGFGATEADVAASLRSLEYPEDPQQWTDEHREELARDVRRRTKPIVVAANKIDVAPEENVERLLDLDKPVIPTTAEGELALRNAADAGVVDYDPGDPDFEIVGDVSDQQRDALTGLRGTMAEHGGTGVQAALDEAVYGLLDRVTAFPVQDASKWTDASGDVLPDAFLLPPGSTPVDLAYAVHSDIGDGYLHAVNGRTDREVGEGYELEEGDVIKIVSTAS is encoded by the coding sequence ATGCTCTCAGTCGCGCTTGCCGGCAAGCCAAACGCCGGCAAGTCCACGTTCTACACCGCGGCGACCCGCGCCGACGTCGACGTGGCGAACTACCCCTTCACCACCATCGACGCGAACCGCGGGGTGAGCCACGCCCGGACCGACTGCCCCTGCCTCGACCGCGAGGAGCGCTGCGGCGACGACCGCTGCCGCGACGGCAAGCGCTACGTCCCGATCGAACTGCTCGACGTCGCCGGCCTCGTCCCCGGCGCGCACGAGGGGAAGGGCCTAGGCAACCAGTTCCTCGACGAACTGACCAACGCCGACGCGATCATCAACGTCGTCGACGCCAGCGGCGCGACGAACGCCGAGGGCGAACCCGTCGAGGTCGGCGAGCACGACCCGCTGGACGACATCGACTTCGTCGAGGAGGAGATGGACCTCTGGCTGGCGGGCATCGTCGACCGCAACTGGGAGTCGGTGACGCGCAAGTCCCGCTCGCCCGACTTCGACATCGACGAGGCGCTCGCGGAGATGCTCACCGGCTTCGGTGCGACCGAGGCCGACGTGGCCGCCAGCCTCCGCTCGCTTGAGTACCCCGAGGACCCCCAGCAGTGGACCGACGAGCACCGCGAGGAACTGGCCCGCGACGTGCGCCGACGCACCAAGCCCATCGTCGTCGCCGCGAACAAGATAGACGTCGCCCCCGAGGAGAACGTCGAGCGCCTGCTCGACCTGGACAAGCCCGTCATCCCGACGACCGCCGAGGGCGAACTCGCGCTCCGGAACGCGGCCGACGCGGGCGTCGTCGACTACGACCCCGGCGACCCCGACTTCGAGATAGTCGGCGACGTCAGCGACCAGCAGCGCGACGCGCTGACGGGCCTGCGCGGGACGATGGCCGAGCACGGCGGCACCGGCGTCCAGGCCGCGCTCGACGAGGCCGTCTACGGCCTGCTCGACCGCGTCACCGCCTTCCCCGTGCAGGACGCCTCGAAGTGGACCGATGCCTCGGGCGACGTGCTCCCCGACGCGTTCCTGCTCCCCCCCGGGTCGACGCCGGTCGACCTGGCCTACGCCGTCCACAGCGACATCGGCGACGGCTACCTTCACGCGGTCAACGGCCGGACGGACCGCGAGGTCGGCGAGGGGTACGAACTGGAGGAGGGCGACGTGATCAAGATCGTCAGCACGGCGTCGTAG
- a CDS encoding transcription initiation factor IIB: MTDTSIRTTEQGSVTAPERTEEKTSEQETDEQERVCPECGGDLVAEGGETICAECGLVVEEDEIDRGPEWRAFDAKEKDEKSRVGAPTTKMMHDEGLSTNIGWQDKDAYGNSLSSRQRQKMQRLRTWNERFRTRDSQERNLKQALGEIDRMASALGLPENVRETASVIYRRALEEDLLPGRSIEGVATSSLYAAARQAGTPRSIDEVANVSRIGDQEFKRTYRYIVRELGLEVQPADPESYVGRFASDLDISDEAEHRARELLKNAKEEGVHSGKSPVGLAAAAVYAAPLLTNEQITQREVSEVADISEVTIRNRYKELLEAEGAIAPA; the protein is encoded by the coding sequence ATGACAGATACGAGCATCCGAACGACCGAGCAGGGGAGCGTAACTGCTCCCGAACGAACAGAGGAGAAAACCAGCGAGCAGGAGACCGACGAGCAGGAGCGCGTCTGCCCCGAGTGCGGCGGCGACCTCGTCGCCGAGGGCGGCGAGACCATCTGTGCGGAGTGTGGCCTCGTCGTCGAGGAGGACGAGATCGACCGCGGCCCCGAGTGGCGCGCGTTCGACGCCAAGGAGAAAGACGAGAAGTCCCGCGTCGGCGCGCCGACGACGAAGATGATGCACGACGAGGGCCTCTCGACCAACATCGGCTGGCAGGACAAGGACGCCTACGGCAACTCCCTGTCCTCGCGCCAGCGCCAGAAGATGCAGCGCCTGCGCACCTGGAACGAGCGGTTCCGTACGCGTGACTCCCAGGAGCGCAACCTCAAGCAGGCGCTCGGCGAGATCGACCGGATGGCGTCGGCGCTCGGCCTGCCCGAGAACGTCCGGGAGACCGCCAGCGTCATCTACCGCCGCGCGCTCGAGGAGGACCTGCTGCCGGGTCGCTCCATCGAGGGCGTCGCAACCAGTTCGCTGTACGCCGCCGCCCGACAGGCCGGCACGCCGCGCAGCATCGACGAGGTGGCGAACGTCAGCCGGATCGGCGACCAGGAGTTCAAGCGGACGTACCGCTACATCGTCCGCGAACTGGGCCTCGAGGTCCAGCCCGCCGACCCCGAGAGCTACGTCGGGCGCTTCGCCAGCGACCTCGACATCTCGGACGAGGCCGAGCACCGCGCCCGCGAACTGCTGAAGAACGCGAAGGAGGAGGGCGTCCACAGCGGGAAGTCGCCGGTCGGCCTCGCGGCCGCCGCCGTCTACGCCGCCCCGCTGCTCACCAACGAGCAGATCACCCAGCGCGAGGTCAGCGAGGTGGCCGACATCAGCGAGGTCACCATCCGCAACCGCTACAAGGAGCTGCTGGAGGCCGAGGGCGCTATCGCCCCGGCCTGA
- a CDS encoding DUF192 domain-containing protein — protein sequence MRLVHEPADAEEARDAGDGARTLASDVERADSWLARARGLMFRREVPEDYALYFPFGATKRRGIHTAFVRVPIDVVWLANGTVTRVETLAPWRSVATAEADAVVELAAGGAAGVSAGDAVRLAD from the coding sequence GTGCGACTGGTCCACGAACCCGCCGACGCCGAGGAAGCCCGGGACGCCGGCGACGGGGCGCGAACGCTCGCCAGCGACGTGGAGCGGGCCGACTCGTGGCTGGCCCGGGCGCGCGGCCTGATGTTCCGACGGGAGGTGCCCGAGGACTACGCGCTGTACTTCCCGTTCGGGGCGACGAAGCGCCGCGGCATCCACACCGCGTTCGTCCGGGTCCCCATCGACGTGGTGTGGCTGGCAAACGGGACGGTGACCCGCGTCGAGACGCTCGCCCCCTGGCGGAGCGTCGCGACCGCCGAGGCCGACGCCGTGGTCGAACTGGCGGCCGGGGGCGCGGCGGGCGTAAGCGCCGGTGACGCGGTCCGACTCGCGGACTGA
- a CDS encoding VOC family protein — MSEPRPDRVGHVHLKVRDVERALSFYTDALGLDVEERYDRFAFLSWGERHHDVALQAVGEDAPAPGPGVGLYHAAFEVPTPAALRATYERLRERGVDVSPVDHGISKAIYFDDPDGNGLEVYLDTRGEGGDEWDGHNRRFDPTSL, encoded by the coding sequence ATGAGCGAACCGCGGCCCGACCGCGTCGGGCACGTCCACCTGAAGGTCCGGGACGTCGAGCGGGCGCTGTCCTTTTACACCGACGCGCTCGGCCTCGACGTCGAGGAACGGTACGACCGCTTCGCCTTTCTCTCGTGGGGCGAGCGCCACCACGACGTCGCGCTCCAGGCGGTCGGCGAGGACGCACCGGCACCCGGCCCGGGCGTCGGACTGTACCACGCGGCGTTCGAGGTGCCGACGCCCGCGGCGCTCCGGGCGACGTACGAGCGCCTCCGCGAGCGGGGCGTCGACGTCTCGCCGGTCGACCACGGGATCAGCAAGGCGATCTACTTCGACGACCCCGACGGCAACGGGCTGGAGGTGTACCTCGACACGCGGGGCGAGGGTGGCGACGAGTGGGACGGGCACAACCGCCGGTTCGACCCGACGTCGCTGTAG
- a CDS encoding DUF5800 family protein: MTTLSFDESGVDVVYQGTEFRLEKALIEEAVGKEYRDTTDHEVLQMVEKNPDLNGEPRRVDDILR; this comes from the coding sequence ATGACTACGCTCTCCTTCGACGAGTCCGGCGTCGACGTGGTGTACCAGGGCACCGAGTTCCGCCTGGAGAAGGCGCTGATAGAGGAGGCGGTCGGGAAGGAGTACCGCGACACGACCGACCACGAGGTGTTGCAGATGGTCGAGAAGAACCCGGACCTCAACGGCGAACCCCGGCGCGTCGACGACATCCTCCGGTAG
- a CDS encoding DUF7097 family protein → MEKTPQGTTVGVDDPYEHAGVCDHLTDDGRCRFAFEHPEQDREFARERRADDFACPVVAVGTDSAGFADDADGDPEWADCPHFRSRNRDRECVRCGLAERRMAHSDERPLLEEHHLSYAGTGENLSHEITVYLCRWCHAKVHDSWARITDDAAPDPEAVAAAEQRRSREQDELGFESAADRYDP, encoded by the coding sequence ATGGAGAAGACGCCACAGGGCACGACCGTCGGCGTCGACGACCCGTACGAGCACGCGGGGGTCTGCGACCACCTCACCGACGACGGGCGCTGCCGGTTCGCGTTCGAGCACCCGGAGCAGGACCGGGAGTTCGCCCGGGAGCGCCGCGCCGACGACTTCGCGTGTCCGGTCGTCGCCGTCGGAACCGACTCGGCGGGGTTTGCCGACGACGCGGACGGCGACCCGGAGTGGGCCGACTGCCCGCACTTCCGTTCGCGCAACCGCGACCGCGAGTGCGTCCGCTGTGGCCTCGCCGAGCGGCGGATGGCCCACTCCGACGAGCGCCCGCTGCTGGAGGAACACCACCTCTCCTACGCGGGCACCGGCGAGAACCTCTCCCACGAGATCACGGTGTACCTCTGTCGCTGGTGTCACGCGAAGGTCCACGACTCGTGGGCGCGGATCACCGACGACGCCGCACCGGACCCCGAGGCGGTCGCGGCCGCGGAACAGCGGCGGAGCCGCGAGCAGGACGAACTTGGCTTCGAGTCGGCGGCCGACCGGTACGACCCGTAG
- a CDS encoding polymer-forming cytoskeletal protein, whose product MPFNSSPLDELAIPDGTTVEEHDLVTDGDVVVGSRSTVEFGVRGRNVLAGEGVEFGGDIEAEGDCRLDMWCDVAGNVLVGEDAYLGERVHVGGRLMVSGDLDIGDDVEIEEGFEANGWIVIRNPMPTIVFLFVYLSQLLRIGEDEAAQELVGEVFDDDDPEHDPLVIPGSATVGDDAWRVSTPATIGDDCRIHGNIRAEAITVGEDNNVFGSLRARGDIHVGQGTRIHGDVTTRDGQVELAPDAEVLGDVSCGSLELADGAAVDGTMRASGEIRMFHPDGREVE is encoded by the coding sequence GTGCCGTTCAACAGCTCCCCCCTCGACGAACTCGCCATCCCGGACGGGACCACCGTCGAGGAACACGACCTCGTGACCGACGGCGACGTGGTCGTCGGGAGCCGCAGCACCGTCGAGTTCGGCGTCCGGGGCCGGAACGTCCTCGCGGGCGAGGGCGTCGAGTTCGGCGGCGACATCGAGGCGGAGGGCGATTGCCGGCTTGACATGTGGTGTGACGTCGCCGGCAACGTCCTCGTCGGCGAGGACGCCTACCTCGGCGAGCGCGTCCACGTCGGCGGCCGGCTGATGGTCAGCGGCGACCTGGACATCGGCGACGACGTGGAGATAGAGGAGGGGTTCGAGGCCAACGGCTGGATCGTCATCCGGAACCCGATGCCGACGATCGTCTTCCTCTTCGTCTACCTCTCGCAGCTACTGCGGATCGGCGAGGACGAGGCCGCACAGGAACTCGTCGGCGAGGTGTTCGACGACGACGACCCCGAGCACGATCCGCTGGTGATCCCCGGCTCCGCGACCGTCGGCGACGACGCCTGGCGCGTCTCGACGCCCGCGACGATCGGCGACGACTGCCGGATCCACGGCAACATCCGCGCCGAGGCGATCACGGTCGGCGAGGACAACAACGTGTTCGGCAGCCTGCGCGCCCGCGGCGACATCCACGTCGGCCAGGGCACGCGGATCCACGGCGACGTGACCACCCGTGACGGGCAGGTCGAACTCGCGCCCGACGCCGAGGTGCTCGGCGACGTCTCCTGTGGCTCGCTGGAACTCGCCGACGGCGCGGCCGTCGACGGGACGATGCGCGCCAGCGGCGAGATCCGGATGTTCCACCCCGACGGCCGCGAGGTCGAGTAA
- a CDS encoding 2-isopropylmalate synthase: MADLFGVPPESTNLTDGADVQLLDTTLRDGEQAPGISLTPEEKAEIAAALDRADVSTIEAGSACTGEGERRTIRRVTDLDLDARITSFARGVRNDIDLAIDCGVDGVNLVVPASDRHVETKIDTTRDEVVRDAVELVEYATDHGLWVEVIGEDGSRADLDFLERLMAAVLDAGADRVCFADTVGHAGPERCVEAVSRLAELGPVSAHTHDDLGMGVTNALASVAAGADLVHATVNGLGERAGNVALEEVAIALDHAYGVETVDTTQLYELGQTVARTTGVQTAPNKAVTGDNAFTHESGIHTDGTLKDEAMYEPYPPEKVGRERRIVLGKHTGRAGARAALAEHGLDVSDEDLTEVVERVKTIADRGKRVTDADLLAIAEEVTGRDRERRVELKDLTAASGGGTPTASVRLEVDGEERVASGTGSGPVDAAVTAMREALGAAADATLESYHVDAITGGTDAVVTVEVEMTRGDHSVAVAASDADITSASVQAMVDAVDRLLTLPGADERPALADD, translated from the coding sequence GTGGCCGATTTATTCGGGGTTCCTCCCGAATCAACTAATCTCACTGACGGTGCCGACGTACAGCTTCTCGACACGACGCTCCGGGACGGCGAACAGGCCCCGGGTATCTCGCTGACTCCCGAGGAGAAAGCGGAGATAGCCGCGGCGCTGGACCGGGCGGACGTCTCGACCATCGAGGCCGGGAGCGCCTGCACGGGCGAGGGCGAGCGCCGGACGATCCGGCGCGTCACGGACCTCGACCTGGACGCCCGGATCACCAGCTTCGCGCGGGGCGTCCGCAACGACATCGACCTGGCGATAGACTGCGGCGTCGACGGCGTGAACCTCGTCGTCCCCGCCAGCGACCGCCACGTCGAGACGAAGATAGACACCACCCGCGACGAGGTGGTCCGGGACGCCGTGGAACTCGTCGAGTACGCCACGGACCACGGCCTCTGGGTCGAGGTGATCGGGGAGGACGGCTCCCGGGCCGACCTGGACTTCCTCGAACGCCTCATGGCGGCGGTGCTCGACGCCGGCGCGGACCGCGTCTGCTTCGCGGACACGGTCGGCCACGCGGGGCCGGAGCGCTGCGTCGAGGCCGTCTCCCGGCTCGCCGAACTCGGGCCGGTCAGCGCCCACACTCACGACGACCTCGGCATGGGCGTGACGAACGCGCTCGCCAGCGTCGCCGCCGGAGCCGACCTCGTCCACGCGACGGTCAACGGGCTCGGCGAGCGCGCCGGCAACGTCGCGCTGGAGGAGGTCGCCATCGCGCTCGACCACGCATACGGCGTGGAGACGGTCGACACCACCCAGCTGTACGAGCTGGGTCAGACGGTCGCCCGGACGACGGGCGTCCAGACCGCGCCGAACAAGGCCGTCACCGGCGACAACGCCTTCACCCACGAGAGCGGCATCCACACGGACGGGACGCTCAAGGACGAGGCGATGTACGAGCCGTACCCGCCCGAGAAGGTGGGCCGCGAGCGCCGGATCGTGCTCGGCAAGCACACCGGCCGGGCCGGCGCGCGGGCCGCCCTGGCGGAGCACGGCCTCGACGTGAGCGACGAGGACCTCACGGAGGTCGTCGAGCGCGTCAAGACCATCGCCGACCGCGGCAAGCGCGTCACCGACGCGGACCTGCTCGCCATCGCCGAGGAGGTGACCGGCCGCGACCGCGAGCGCCGGGTCGAACTGAAGGACCTCACCGCGGCCAGCGGCGGCGGCACGCCGACCGCGAGCGTCCGCCTCGAAGTCGACGGCGAGGAGCGCGTCGCCAGCGGCACCGGTTCCGGGCCGGTCGACGCCGCCGTCACCGCGATGCGCGAGGCGCTTGGCGCGGCGGCCGACGCCACGCTGGAGTCGTACCACGTCGACGCGATCACCGGCGGCACGGACGCCGTCGTCACCGTCGAGGTGGAGATGACCCGCGGCGACCACAGCGTCGCGGTCGCCGCCAGCGACGCCGACATCACGAGCGCCAGCGTCCAGGCGATGGTCGACGCGGTCGACCGCCTGCTGACGCTGCCCGGCGCGGACGAGCGGCCGGCGCTGGCCGACGACTGA
- the dnaJ gene encoding molecular chaperone DnaJ, translating to MSEDFYDVLGVSSDASEEEIQRAYREMASEYHPDVSDDPDAEEKFKKAKKAKEVLTDEEKRRAYDRMGHERFEQAEKRGGFDGGRGGAGGAGGDPFGGGGPFGGGGGGMGDIFEQFFGGGASGGRNRARQGSDLRTRVRIDLEEAYEGSEKSVTVRRPERCEACDGAGHPPDTDARTCPECNGRGQTRQVQQTPLGRVQQTGTCRRCEGEGELYEETCSDCGGQGQVRREATLSVDIPAGIQDGQTLRMEGEGAPGENGGPNGDLLIEVSVADHPEFERDGDDLHHRHAISFPQATFGDTIEVPTMDGPVELDVPAGTQSGETFRLQGKGMPRLRRRGHGDLHVTVQVVTPESLNEEQREALEAFAEAGGEEIEVDKGFFEKIKSSL from the coding sequence ATGAGCGAGGATTTCTACGACGTTCTCGGCGTGAGTTCGGACGCGTCCGAGGAGGAGATACAGCGGGCCTACCGGGAGATGGCGAGCGAGTACCATCCGGACGTCAGCGACGACCCGGACGCCGAGGAGAAGTTCAAGAAAGCGAAGAAAGCCAAGGAGGTGCTGACCGACGAGGAGAAGCGCCGGGCCTACGACCGCATGGGCCACGAGCGGTTCGAACAGGCCGAGAAGCGCGGCGGGTTCGACGGCGGCCGCGGCGGCGCCGGCGGGGCCGGCGGCGACCCGTTCGGCGGCGGCGGGCCGTTCGGCGGCGGGGGCGGCGGGATGGGCGACATCTTCGAGCAGTTCTTCGGCGGCGGGGCCAGCGGCGGTCGCAACCGCGCCCGCCAGGGGTCGGACCTGCGGACGCGAGTCCGGATCGACTTAGAGGAGGCGTACGAGGGCTCGGAGAAGAGCGTCACCGTGCGCCGGCCCGAGCGCTGCGAGGCGTGCGACGGCGCGGGCCACCCGCCGGACACCGACGCCCGGACCTGCCCCGAGTGCAACGGCCGCGGGCAGACGCGACAGGTCCAGCAGACGCCGCTGGGCCGGGTCCAGCAGACGGGCACCTGTCGCCGCTGCGAGGGCGAGGGCGAACTGTACGAGGAGACCTGTAGCGACTGCGGCGGCCAGGGACAGGTGCGCCGGGAGGCGACGCTCTCGGTGGATATCCCGGCCGGGATCCAGGACGGCCAGACCCTCCGGATGGAGGGCGAGGGCGCGCCGGGCGAGAACGGCGGCCCCAACGGCGACCTGCTCATCGAGGTGTCGGTCGCGGACCACCCCGAGTTCGAGCGCGACGGCGACGACCTTCACCACCGCCACGCCATCAGCTTCCCGCAGGCGACGTTCGGCGACACCATCGAGGTGCCGACGATGGACGGCCCGGTCGAACTCGACGTGCCCGCCGGCACCCAGAGCGGCGAGACGTTCCGCCTGCAGGGCAAGGGGATGCCCCGCCTCCGCCGGCGCGGGCACGGCGACCTCCACGTCACGGTGCAGGTCGTCACCCCCGAGAGCCTGAACGAGGAACAGCGCGAGGCCCTGGAGGCGTTCGCCGAGGCCGGCGGCGAGGAGATAGAGGTCGACAAGGGCTTCTTCGAGAAGATAAAGAGTTCGCTGTGA